The DNA window TAGACAGGCGCTGCCTGGGGGAGGAGGTGCATCTCGCCCTGGGGTGATCTTATCGACACCACGTCCTCAAAACCTTTTGCGTTGTAAGGTCCTTTTCCGGACAGGACGTGTGATTTTACGTGCTCAATAACGTTCAGGATCGATGGATCGAGACGGGCAAGGGGATCGGCAATATCATCCACGTTACCTGTAAAAAATATTTCATCGGCAAAACGGTTGACCATGATCATTTTGCCTGATGTGTCAAAAACAAAGACAGGGCCGGGTACGCTGTCGATGGTGGCCTGAGAGGCTTGCTGGACAAGAAAAAGCTCACCGAGAGAACTCTGACGGTATCTGGCTATGCTCTCCGCCATCTTGTTGAAGTCTTCGCCAAGCCGCGCGATCTCGTCACTCCCTGCAATGCCTGCCCTTGCCTCCATGTCGCCTGCCCCTATTCGCCGGACTGCCTTGCTGAGAACCGAGATGGGCCGTATCATGCGGCTTGTGAGGACAACAGAGATCGTAATGCCGAGGATTGCCAGGATTATTGTTACGGCGAACAAAAATATGTTTGTCCTGTTGGCGACCTTTCGCACGTGCTCGCTCTTGAAGACCATCGCGTCCTGGTTCATGGCCAATATTTTGTCGGCGGTACGTTTGATCTTCTCGAACAGGGGTAAAAGCTCTTCGAAATAGAAACCCCTCTTGGAGGTGTTCTTTGTCGTAAGAAGTATCTCCTGTTTTGTCTTATATTCGTTCCACAGAATGCCAAGATTTCTGGTGGCCTCTGCCTCGCCCTTTTCCGTAATGTTCTTCTTCTGGACGCTTAGTTCATCTTCAAAAGACCGCCTGTTTTCCCGGATTATCTTTTCGCCTTCTTTGCGGTGGCCCTCTATGATGAACAGGGCGGCGGAGTCCATTCTCTCCAGGGCCTCCTTGATCCTTTCCACGGCAAGGATGCTCCGGTAGTTATCCTGCAATATTATCTGGGATGTTTCGCCTACCCTGTATGTCGTTATTGCCGAAATGGTTCCTATAAAAAGCAGCGCAACAATAAGCGGGAGCTGTGCGATCAGTAGTTTTCCCTTTAATGTCATTCCTGTGTCCCTTTATCCTCAAAGGATACGATATGGATGTCAAATTCGTGAGCTTCCTTGAGGAACTGAAAGGTAAAAGAGCGGCCCATAAAGTGTTTCCACCACGGCTGCACTGAGCGGCCCAGAATAATATGCTTTACTGCGTGGGAGCGTGCAAAGTCGGTTATTGCGGCGACAGTATCCTTATTGTGGAGCCTCACGAACTCCGCACCCAGTTCTTTCGCTTTATTCATGGTCTTTATGAGATGACGCTGCGAAGCGGCATCGATATTTACAGGCGATTCATGCGGGGTCTCGACATTTACCACGAACCAGTGGGTATTCAATCTCCCTGCCATCCGGTACCCCCTGTAGAGGAGGGTCTCCGCATGCGGCGACGCTGAAGCGATGCATACCATTACCCTCTCTGACGCACGCTGCTTCTTTGTTATCTGATCGCTCTGGAGTTTTTTTGA is part of the Syntrophorhabdaceae bacterium genome and encodes:
- a CDS encoding HAMP domain-containing protein — its product is MTLKGKLLIAQLPLIVALLFIGTISAITTYRVGETSQIILQDNYRSILAVERIKEALERMDSAALFIIEGHRKEGEKIIRENRRSFEDELSVQKKNITEKGEAEATRNLGILWNEYKTKQEILLTTKNTSKRGFYFEELLPLFEKIKRTADKILAMNQDAMVFKSEHVRKVANRTNIFLFAVTIILAILGITISVVLTSRMIRPISVLSKAVRRIGAGDMEARAGIAGSDEIARLGEDFNKMAESIARYRQSSLGELFLVQQASQATIDSVPGPVFVFDTSGKMIMVNRFADEIFFTGNVDDIADPLARLDPSILNVIEHVKSHVLSGKGPYNAKGFEDVVSIRSPQGEMHLLPQAAPV